One window of Candidatus Mycobacterium wuenschmannii genomic DNA carries:
- the ipdE1 gene encoding acyl-CoA dehydrogenase IpdE1 codes for MQGVEEFRAEVRDWLAENLVGEFAALKGLGGPGREHEAFEERRAWNQHLAKAGLTCLGWPVEHGGRGLSVAHRVAFYEEYAIANAPAKVNHFGEELLGPTLIAYGTPEQQKRFLPRILDVTELWSQGYSEPGAGSDLANVATTAVLDGDQWVINGQKVWTSLAHWAQWCFVVARSEKGSKRHSGLSYLLVPLDQPGVDVRPIVQLTGDSEFNEVFFDDARTEAELVVGEPGDGWRVAMGTLTFERGVSTLGQQIVYARELSSVVDLAKQTGAADDPLIRERLTRSWAGLRAMRSYALATMDVEQPGQDNVSKLLWANWHRELGEIAMDIQGKAGLALPGGDFDEWQRLYLFTRADTIYGGSNEIQRNIIAERVLGLPREAR; via the coding sequence GTGCAAGGCGTCGAGGAGTTCCGGGCCGAGGTCCGCGACTGGCTGGCCGAGAACCTGGTCGGCGAATTCGCTGCCCTCAAGGGGCTCGGCGGACCGGGTCGCGAGCATGAGGCGTTCGAAGAGCGCCGGGCCTGGAACCAGCATCTCGCAAAGGCCGGGCTGACCTGTCTGGGTTGGCCCGTCGAGCATGGCGGCCGCGGCCTGTCGGTGGCGCACCGGGTGGCGTTCTACGAGGAGTACGCGATCGCCAACGCGCCCGCGAAGGTCAACCATTTCGGCGAGGAGCTGCTGGGCCCCACGCTGATTGCGTACGGCACGCCCGAACAACAGAAGCGCTTCCTGCCGCGGATTCTCGACGTCACCGAACTGTGGTCGCAGGGCTACTCCGAGCCCGGCGCCGGCAGCGACCTGGCCAACGTCGCCACCACCGCGGTGCTCGACGGCGACCAATGGGTGATCAACGGCCAGAAGGTGTGGACGTCGCTGGCGCACTGGGCGCAGTGGTGCTTTGTGGTGGCCCGCTCGGAGAAGGGGTCCAAACGACACTCCGGCTTGTCGTATCTGCTTGTGCCGCTTGATCAACCGGGCGTCGACGTCCGCCCGATCGTTCAGTTGACTGGCGACTCCGAGTTCAACGAGGTGTTCTTCGACGACGCCCGCACCGAAGCCGAGCTGGTGGTCGGCGAGCCCGGTGACGGCTGGCGGGTCGCGATGGGAACACTGACCTTCGAGCGCGGAGTCTCAACGCTCGGTCAGCAGATCGTCTACGCCCGTGAGCTCAGCTCCGTGGTCGATCTCGCGAAACAGACTGGCGCTGCTGATGATCCGCTGATCCGCGAACGGCTGACCCGATCCTGGGCAGGTCTGCGGGCGATGCGGTCCTACGCGCTGGCAACCATGGACGTGGAACAGCCCGGTCAAGATAATGTGTCGAAGTTGTTGTGGGCCAACTGGCATCGCGAACTCGGTGAGATCGCGATGGACATTCAGGGCAAGGCCGGCCTGGCGCTGCCGGGCGGCGATTTCGACGAGTGGCAGCGGCTCTACCTGTTCACCCGCGCCGACACCATCTACGGCGGATCCAACGAGATCCAGCGCAACATCATCGCCGAGCGGGTGCTCGGCCTACCCAGGGAGGCTCGATGA